In Salinigranum marinum, one DNA window encodes the following:
- a CDS encoding protein-glutamate O-methyltransferase CheR produces the protein MATTESRAFDRLLDYIEESLGFATSMYNNAYLDRRISARMRRNDADSYRAYQRRLESDDEEQQALLDALSVNVTSFFRNADVWEALRPVLRELTAAGRTKVWSAACSDGREAYSLAMLAHDDPEVRADRIRIVGTDIKRSILQAAKRGEYLASETNDLESQLAPIGDYERYVERDEDCYRVSRPVKRMVEFRRHDLIRESPPHEFDLVLCRNLFIYVDADAKRAVFETLGSGLRPGGYLTIGMTETVPSACRSWFEPVEKRLRIYRSTR, from the coding sequence CGCTGGGGTTCGCCACGTCGATGTACAACAACGCGTACCTCGACCGGCGGATCTCCGCACGGATGCGCCGAAACGACGCCGACAGCTACCGCGCGTACCAGCGGCGGCTCGAATCGGACGACGAGGAACAGCAGGCCCTCCTCGACGCGCTGAGCGTCAACGTCACCTCTTTCTTCCGGAACGCCGACGTGTGGGAGGCGCTCCGTCCCGTCCTCAGAGAGCTTACGGCCGCGGGACGGACAAAGGTGTGGAGTGCGGCCTGCTCGGACGGCAGGGAGGCGTACTCGCTGGCGATGCTCGCACACGACGATCCGGAGGTCCGCGCGGACCGGATCCGGATCGTCGGGACGGACATCAAACGATCCATCCTCCAGGCGGCGAAACGCGGCGAGTACCTGGCCTCCGAGACGAACGATCTGGAGTCCCAACTCGCCCCGATCGGCGACTACGAGCGGTACGTCGAGCGGGACGAGGACTGCTACCGCGTCTCGCGTCCGGTGAAACGGATGGTCGAGTTCCGCCGGCACGACCTCATCAGGGAGTCGCCACCGCACGAGTTCGACCTCGTCTTGTGTCGGAACCTCTTCATTTACGTCGACGCCGACGCCAAGCGCGCGGTGTTCGAGACGCTCGGGTCGGGGCTCCGGCCGGGCGGCTACCTCACGATCGGAATGACAGAGACCGTCCCGTCGGCCTGTCGGTCCTGGTTCGAACCGGTGGAGAAGCGGCTCCGGATCTACCGAAGCACACGCTGA
- the flaJ gene encoding archaellar assembly protein FlaJ translates to MPMRVERYLLLVVSPAALFFLLSTLGSVVLPLPLLVRLPIFFLGVLLAATALLYPRLLVEQQRRGLENQLHLLITHMTVLSTTNIDRVEVFRALSREEEYGELATEMNRIVQLVDAWNQSLDDACKRRAREVPSKPMADFLDRLAYALNAGQGIDDFLLGEQEAMIQSYVTVYEGALENLEVMKDLYLSMILSMTFGLINAIVLPILTGTDATTTILAVIILFVFVQLGFYFVMRTMSPYDPLWYLQEEYRTRPVRQVDISLYGAVGLSFILIFALALGTFGLTPVGRAMRGVLEGVPIPILMSAPLTPLAIPGILARRHENSIKGRDEEFPGFIRALGSSESAKQATTSAVLKTLRKKDFGTLTADVNRLYTRLKMRIEPTKAWFYFTAEASSYLIQKFSEMYLVGRQMGGSPKQLGELISRNMNEVLQLRRQRQQATITLIGVLYGITASAAFAFFIGLEVVEILVGISAQMDLTGTNVGTIIHAGVYDVPTIEYLLTLIILFNALLSSLMIRVVDGGHKANSYLHFVALAWIGSILAVVTSHLAGALISA, encoded by the coding sequence ATGCCGATGCGCGTCGAGCGCTACCTCCTGCTCGTCGTCTCGCCGGCCGCGCTGTTCTTCCTGCTGTCGACGCTCGGGTCGGTCGTCCTCCCACTTCCGCTCCTCGTCCGGCTGCCGATCTTCTTCTTGGGCGTCCTCCTGGCCGCGACGGCGCTTCTGTACCCGCGCCTGCTCGTCGAACAGCAGCGCCGCGGCCTGGAGAACCAGCTCCACCTACTCATCACCCACATGACGGTGCTGTCGACGACGAACATCGACCGCGTCGAAGTGTTCCGCGCGCTCTCGCGCGAGGAGGAGTACGGCGAACTCGCGACCGAGATGAACCGGATCGTCCAGCTCGTCGACGCCTGGAACCAGTCGCTCGACGACGCGTGCAAACGGCGGGCCCGGGAGGTGCCATCGAAGCCGATGGCTGACTTCCTCGATCGGCTGGCGTACGCGTTGAACGCGGGTCAAGGAATCGACGACTTCCTCCTCGGCGAGCAGGAGGCGATGATCCAGTCGTACGTCACGGTGTACGAGGGTGCCCTGGAGAACCTCGAAGTGATGAAGGACCTCTACCTGTCGATGATCCTTTCGATGACGTTCGGGCTGATCAACGCGATCGTCCTCCCGATCCTCACGGGGACCGACGCGACGACGACCATCCTCGCGGTCATCATCCTGTTCGTCTTCGTCCAGCTCGGCTTTTACTTCGTCATGCGGACGATGTCGCCGTACGACCCTCTGTGGTACCTCCAGGAGGAGTACCGCACCCGGCCGGTCCGCCAGGTGGACATCAGCCTCTACGGCGCGGTCGGGCTGTCGTTCATCCTCATCTTCGCGCTCGCGCTCGGGACGTTCGGCCTCACGCCGGTCGGCCGGGCGATGCGCGGCGTGTTGGAGGGCGTCCCGATCCCGATCCTGATGTCGGCACCGCTCACACCGCTTGCGATCCCGGGGATCCTCGCGCGGCGACACGAGAACTCGATCAAGGGCCGCGACGAGGAGTTCCCCGGCTTCATCCGCGCGCTCGGCTCCTCCGAGAGCGCGAAGCAGGCGACCACCTCGGCGGTGCTCAAGACGCTCCGGAAGAAGGACTTCGGCACGCTCACGGCGGACGTCAACCGGCTGTACACCCGGCTGAAGATGCGGATCGAACCGACGAAGGCGTGGTTTTACTTCACCGCCGAGGCCAGCTCGTACCTCATCCAGAAGTTCTCCGAGATGTATCTCGTCGGCCGACAGATGGGCGGGAGCCCAAAGCAACTCGGCGAGCTCATCAGCCGGAACATGAACGAGGTGCTCCAGCTCCGTCGCCAGCGCCAACAGGCGACGATCACCCTCATCGGCGTCCTCTACGGGATCACTGCCTCGGCCGCCTTCGCCTTCTTCATCGGACTGGAAGTGGTCGAGATCCTCGTCGGGATCTCCGCACAGATGGACCTTACCGGGACGAACGTCGGCACGATCATCCACGCCGGTGTGTACGACGTGCCCACGATCGAGTACCTCCTGACGCTCATCATCCTGTTCAACGCCCTGTTGTCGTCGCTGATGATCCGCGTCGTCGACGGTGGCCACAAGGCCAACTCCTACCTCCACTTCGTCGCGCTCGCGTGGATCGGGAGTATCCTCGCCGTCGTGACCTCACACCTCGCCGGAGCGCTGATCTCCGCGTGA
- a CDS encoding CheF family chemotaxis protein, with the protein MKQGEYKLSDTHGRFLRAERNGRELQDAAWTSGRILLSNRRLILAGSGGKRTFPLSTIEGVEGRYDVNQDVASVSNYLSLRIPNGVVLVAPTEYETFEQEFYGAVLNEGTFLARHPAVEGGVVQNTEWERSRLKVEAEAVSMATVSGTFVEIRLDDIGDITTGRRTIIDDDRLVLEVEHSDEETSVQTYISGTDRQMSFLESVLRKGEEQSETSLELSKTDKQVLTALYSGVSPFDIPSFLGLDVDEVEELYVRLIDHDVLNEVRVRHEVTLNARGRSIASDVISDQ; encoded by the coding sequence ATGAAGCAGGGTGAGTACAAGCTGTCCGACACGCACGGCCGCTTTCTCAGGGCCGAACGGAACGGCCGGGAACTGCAGGACGCGGCGTGGACGAGCGGACGGATCCTCCTGTCGAACAGACGGCTCATCCTCGCGGGATCGGGCGGCAAGCGGACGTTCCCCCTCTCGACGATCGAGGGGGTCGAGGGGCGCTACGACGTCAACCAGGACGTCGCGAGCGTCTCGAACTACCTCTCGCTCCGGATCCCGAACGGCGTCGTCCTGGTCGCACCGACGGAGTACGAGACGTTCGAGCAGGAGTTCTACGGGGCCGTCCTGAACGAGGGGACGTTCCTCGCGCGGCATCCCGCGGTCGAAGGCGGCGTCGTCCAGAACACGGAGTGGGAGCGGTCGCGGCTCAAGGTCGAAGCGGAGGCGGTGAGCATGGCGACCGTGAGCGGGACGTTCGTCGAGATCCGCCTCGACGACATCGGCGATATCACCACGGGCCGACGGACCATCATCGACGACGACCGCCTGGTGCTCGAAGTCGAACACTCCGACGAGGAGACGAGCGTCCAGACGTACATCTCCGGCACCGACCGCCAGATGTCGTTCCTCGAATCGGTGCTCCGGAAGGGCGAAGAGCAGTCCGAGACGTCGCTGGAGCTGTCGAAAACCGACAAACAGGTGCTCACGGCGCTGTACTCCGGCGTCTCGCCGTTCGACATTCCCTCGTTTCTCGGCCTCGACGTCGACGAGGTCGAGGAGCTGTACGTCAGGCTCATCGACCACGACGTCCTCAACGAGGTCAGGGTCCGACACGAGGTGACGCTGAACGCCCGTGGCCGGAGCATCGCGAGCGACGTCATCTCCGACCAGTAA
- a CDS encoding CheF family chemotaxis protein has translation MSDSSSTSNPDADADTETTEGERKQQAATEAARGEDEARRRLTRTKSGESIVVDFVANFVAGGSGTFDPLKGRVLMSEQRLILATSDSKTVVPLTSIFDVAVGQVPPEVEQFFDHTVMVGYVVNGVQRTTVVGGDRETIEKFSLILYRATLHGSTVALKHPAKIGGRFQEESIREVGLHLDTDCVAFPGTEELTIGDGVFEIDLGSVVFFEVLERTIEDEPRLVLSVQHVTQTQTVTTEVSMSSRRKMNILGRYLRQMYHYLASDVRDIDLSDDALEVLVGLYSAGTAASGVDLAALLDVDESVLDDHLETLDDNGLIESIDPPHELTPQAQFLINERFEDINF, from the coding sequence GTGAGCGACAGTTCGTCGACCTCGAACCCGGACGCGGATGCGGACACCGAAACGACCGAGGGGGAGCGAAAACAGCAAGCAGCGACCGAGGCCGCACGGGGTGAAGACGAGGCGAGACGGCGGCTCACCCGGACCAAATCGGGGGAGTCAATCGTCGTCGACTTCGTGGCGAACTTCGTCGCCGGGGGGTCGGGGACGTTCGACCCGCTCAAGGGCCGCGTGTTGATGAGCGAACAGCGGCTCATCCTGGCGACGTCGGACTCGAAGACGGTCGTGCCGCTCACGTCGATCTTCGACGTCGCCGTCGGACAGGTCCCGCCGGAGGTCGAGCAGTTCTTCGACCACACGGTGATGGTCGGCTACGTCGTCAACGGCGTCCAGCGGACGACCGTCGTCGGCGGTGACCGCGAGACCATCGAGAAGTTCTCGCTCATCCTCTACCGGGCGACGCTCCACGGGTCGACCGTGGCGCTCAAACACCCCGCGAAGATCGGAGGTCGGTTCCAAGAGGAGTCCATCCGCGAGGTCGGACTCCACCTCGACACCGACTGTGTCGCCTTCCCCGGGACGGAGGAGCTGACGATCGGCGATGGGGTGTTCGAGATCGACCTCGGTAGCGTCGTCTTCTTCGAGGTGCTCGAACGGACGATCGAGGACGAGCCACGGCTCGTGCTCTCCGTCCAGCACGTCACCCAGACCCAGACCGTCACGACCGAGGTGTCGATGTCGTCCCGACGCAAGATGAACATCCTCGGACGCTACCTCAGACAGATGTACCACTACCTCGCGTCGGACGTCCGCGACATCGACCTCTCCGACGACGCCCTCGAAGTGCTCGTCGGCCTCTACTCGGCGGGCACGGCGGCGAGCGGTGTCGACCTCGCCGCGTTGCTCGACGTGGACGAGTCGGTCCTGGACGACCACCTCGAAACCCTCGACGACAACGGGCTCATCGAGTCGATCGATCCGCCGCACGAACTCACACCCCAGGCGCAGTTCCTGATCAACGAGCGGTTCGAGGACATCAACTTCTGA